From one Candidatus Binataceae bacterium genomic stretch:
- a CDS encoding ATP-binding SpoIIE family protein phosphatase, which yields MAVHQHRSIEIHDRSSVGEARRISTQMAERAKLPPAELGKVPLIVTELATNLLAHAQGGEIVLRLLPDETAPGLEIIALDRGPGIDDVSVCLADGYSRGGTRGCGLGAVRRLSTDFDINSRQPAGSVVMSRVRGGGPHPGPCEFSAISVPAPGETECGDAWSLRQVGNKLAAIVVDGLGHGPLAAAAAGQALEVFSEHWFPTPADYLAAADAAMRSTRGAALAIAEIDLGARELHYAGVGNIAARIVNLAANRQQSLVSHGGIVGAGLRKVQQFDYRWQEGDLLVMHSDGLNERWNLGNYPGLARTDVAVIAGIVYRDAKRTRDDATVLAGRLTASLFDAHV from the coding sequence ATGGCGGTTCATCAGCATCGATCTATCGAGATTCATGACCGTAGCTCGGTCGGTGAAGCGCGGCGCATTTCCACGCAAATGGCCGAGCGCGCAAAGCTCCCGCCAGCCGAATTGGGCAAGGTCCCGCTGATCGTCACCGAACTTGCGACCAATCTGCTCGCGCATGCCCAGGGTGGCGAAATTGTGTTGCGCTTGCTTCCGGACGAAACCGCACCGGGTCTTGAGATAATCGCTCTCGATCGAGGCCCGGGAATCGACGATGTGAGCGTCTGCCTTGCGGACGGCTACTCGCGGGGCGGGACGCGGGGATGTGGACTGGGCGCAGTACGCCGTCTGTCCACCGACTTCGATATCAACTCAAGGCAGCCCGCGGGAAGCGTGGTAATGTCGCGCGTTCGGGGCGGCGGACCTCACCCGGGTCCCTGTGAATTTTCTGCGATCAGCGTTCCGGCACCGGGCGAGACCGAGTGCGGAGATGCGTGGAGCTTGCGCCAGGTGGGCAACAAACTCGCCGCAATTGTCGTCGATGGACTGGGGCACGGTCCGCTCGCGGCGGCTGCCGCCGGGCAAGCTTTAGAGGTTTTCAGCGAACACTGGTTTCCGACCCCTGCCGACTATCTAGCGGCGGCAGATGCGGCAATGCGCTCGACGCGGGGCGCGGCGCTGGCGATTGCGGAGATTGATCTTGGCGCGCGAGAGCTTCATTACGCAGGAGTGGGCAACATTGCGGCGCGGATCGTAAATCTCGCCGCGAACCGGCAGCAGTCGCTGGTTTCACATGGCGGAATTGTGGGCGCGGGTCTGCGCAAGGTGCAACAATTTGACTACCGATGGCAGGAGGGTGATCTCCTGGTGATGCATTCGGACGGCTTGAACGAACGTTGGAACCTTGGGAACTATCCGGGACTGGCGCGGACCGATGTCGCGGTCATCGCCGGCATAGTGTACCGCGACGCGAAGCGCACCCGTGACGATGCAACCGTCCTGGCGGGACGCCTGACCGCGAGCCTGTTTGATGCACATGTGTGA
- a CDS encoding branched-chain amino acid transaminase, which produces MDSLRSEKIWMDGQLVPYDQANVHVLTHSLHYGLAVFEGMRCYQDDDGRSAIFRGREHIRRLLESAHIVEMPVPYSQEELLKACADVVRTNKLAECYLRPLVFYGEGEMGLAARGNKSRVAIAAWKWGAYLGSEGLTKGVRLKTSSFARFHHNSMMPAAKASGHYVNSILAGYEARRGGYDEALLLDTEGYVAEGSGENVFVIRDGIVRTPPLSSVLPGITRDAVIRILRDGGIEVREELFARDAFYIADEAFMTGTAAEVTPVVELDDRKIASGTPGPITRKVQQVFEGALHGREPKYRGWLYYI; this is translated from the coding sequence GTGGACAGTCTGCGTTCCGAGAAAATCTGGATGGATGGCCAGCTGGTTCCCTATGACCAGGCCAACGTCCACGTGCTCACCCATAGCCTCCACTATGGGCTTGCCGTATTCGAGGGGATGCGCTGCTACCAGGACGATGACGGGCGGTCGGCGATTTTTCGCGGGCGCGAACATATCCGGCGCCTGCTTGAATCGGCGCATATCGTGGAGATGCCGGTTCCCTACAGCCAGGAAGAGCTCCTTAAGGCGTGCGCCGACGTGGTGCGCACCAACAAGCTGGCGGAATGCTACCTGCGGCCGCTGGTGTTCTACGGCGAAGGGGAGATGGGCCTGGCGGCGCGCGGAAACAAGAGCCGGGTCGCAATCGCAGCCTGGAAATGGGGCGCATACCTTGGATCGGAAGGCTTGACCAAGGGCGTACGTCTCAAAACCTCCTCCTTCGCCCGCTTTCACCACAACTCCATGATGCCCGCGGCCAAAGCTTCGGGTCACTACGTCAATTCGATTCTCGCCGGCTACGAGGCGCGCCGCGGCGGGTACGACGAGGCGTTGCTGCTCGATACGGAAGGCTATGTCGCCGAAGGCAGCGGCGAGAACGTATTCGTGATTCGCGACGGTATCGTACGCACGCCGCCGCTCTCATCGGTTCTGCCCGGAATCACGCGCGATGCGGTGATCAGGATTCTGCGCGACGGGGGGATCGAGGTACGTGAGGAGCTGTTCGCACGCGATGCCTTCTACATCGCCGATGAAGCATTCATGACCGGCACCGCGGCCGAAGTAACGCCCGTGGTCGAACTGGATGACCGTAAGATCGCCTCCGGTACGCCAGGGCCGATCACACGCAAGGTCCAGCAGGTCTTTGAGGGTGCGCTGCACGGTCGTGAGCCGAAATACCGGGGCTGGCTCTATTACATCTAG
- the pcnB gene encoding polynucleotide adenylyltransferase PcnB produces MEPRIIERADHPISRRDIDPNVLSVLYRLINAGHLAYLVGGGVRDLMLGRRPKDFDVGTSAHPQQVRDLFRNSRLIGRRFRLVHVFFGPHNVEVATFRRRSEDLGGPDDPLIRVDNTFGTPQEDAFRRDFTVNALFYDPATFHVIDYPGGVDDLGARLIRTIGDPETRMREDPVRMLRAVRFAAKLEFAIEPATRAAIERHRHDLLKAAMPRLVEETYRTLGQAAAGRAACLMEELGLLEPLLPFLSQHLKASSGSGAQPLMISHMIALGHLIDEGFAADHAFVLGAMFFDFMRARRSRAESNEFDLLTELRLRGFARGDTERMRLVTDAFEHLAAPSRRARRLMHRPYFAHARLFFEMVAPSYGIDIGPLQRFLNDPGTFFAGKPSGDDRATSGHRRRRRRRRHRRSRHPQGGLSAAAGSPSKQAPISTPDAPRRQ; encoded by the coding sequence TTGGAACCACGCATAATCGAACGCGCTGACCATCCGATCTCGCGCCGCGACATCGATCCCAACGTACTGAGTGTCCTTTATCGCCTGATCAACGCGGGACACCTCGCTTACCTCGTGGGCGGCGGGGTACGCGACCTGATGCTGGGGCGCCGGCCCAAAGATTTCGATGTCGGTACCTCGGCCCATCCTCAGCAGGTTCGCGATCTCTTCCGCAACTCGCGCCTTATCGGCCGGCGGTTTCGCTTGGTCCACGTATTCTTTGGTCCCCACAATGTCGAGGTCGCGACCTTTCGCCGCCGCAGCGAAGATCTCGGCGGCCCCGACGATCCTTTGATTCGGGTCGACAACACTTTTGGCACACCGCAAGAGGACGCGTTCCGCCGCGACTTTACGGTCAACGCGCTGTTTTACGACCCTGCGACTTTCCACGTGATCGATTACCCGGGGGGCGTCGACGATCTTGGCGCCAGGTTGATCCGCACGATCGGAGATCCGGAAACCCGCATGCGCGAGGACCCGGTCCGCATGCTGCGCGCGGTGAGATTTGCGGCGAAGCTGGAGTTTGCGATAGAACCCGCCACCCGCGCGGCGATTGAACGGCACCGCCACGACCTGCTGAAAGCGGCGATGCCACGCCTGGTCGAAGAGACCTATCGCACGCTGGGACAGGCCGCGGCGGGGCGCGCGGCCTGTCTGATGGAAGAGCTGGGACTGCTTGAGCCGCTGCTGCCGTTTCTCTCGCAGCATCTGAAAGCCTCATCCGGCAGCGGCGCGCAACCATTGATGATTTCTCACATGATCGCGCTCGGACATCTCATCGATGAGGGATTTGCGGCCGATCATGCCTTCGTGCTGGGAGCCATGTTCTTCGATTTTATGCGCGCGCGTCGATCACGCGCCGAGAGCAACGAATTCGACCTGCTCACCGAATTGCGCCTGCGCGGGTTTGCCCGGGGCGATACCGAGCGGATGCGGCTGGTCACAGATGCGTTCGAGCATCTCGCCGCACCCTCGCGACGGGCCCGACGGCTGATGCACCGACCTTACTTTGCTCACGCGCGACTATTCTTCGAAATGGTGGCCCCCAGCTATGGAATCGACATCGGGCCGCTGCAGCGATTTCTCAATGACCCCGGGACGTTCTTCGCCGGGAAGCCCAGCGGCGACGACCGCGCCACCTCAGGACATCGGCGGCGCCGACGCCGACGGCGTCACCGCCGATCGCGGCACCCGCAGGGCGGGCTCAGCGCTGCGGCTGGCTCCCCAAGCAAGCAGGCTCCGATATCGACTCCAGACGCGCCTCGCCGCCAGTGA
- a CDS encoding TIGR03619 family F420-dependent LLM class oxidoreductase produces MSEALPLAKRIRFGVMAAAPDREHAKSAVDAIAAWGYEVIWTGDHVAFTGPISDPLLQLTYMAALRPELTYGTSIYLLPLRHPTPVAKMVATLDRLMGAGQFIFGIGVGGEFPPEFEACGVPVKQRGGRATEAIQVIRRLWSEPTVEHHGRYFSFGPIKMEPKPATPGGPPIWIGGRAEAALKRAAHHGDGWMPYVLTPKRIADGLEFIAREATKAGRKIESFGTSFHAFVTLGKSYETALEVAGEQLSKRYAMDFREPARRYSVLGTPADAAEKIAELIGAGVRDIGVDAICHPRDRDAQLEQFAKEVIPLVRTQGSF; encoded by the coding sequence ATGAGCGAAGCGTTGCCACTGGCAAAGCGAATCAGATTTGGGGTGATGGCAGCTGCGCCGGATCGCGAGCACGCCAAAAGTGCGGTGGATGCGATCGCTGCATGGGGCTACGAAGTAATCTGGACGGGAGACCACGTCGCGTTTACCGGGCCCATAAGCGATCCGCTGCTGCAACTCACCTACATGGCTGCCCTCCGACCCGAACTTACCTACGGAACCAGCATCTACCTGCTGCCGCTACGTCATCCGACCCCGGTCGCCAAGATGGTAGCAACGCTGGATCGCCTGATGGGCGCGGGGCAGTTTATTTTTGGAATCGGCGTGGGCGGGGAATTTCCACCCGAGTTCGAAGCCTGCGGAGTGCCCGTGAAACAGCGCGGCGGGCGGGCGACCGAGGCGATCCAGGTCATCAGGCGACTGTGGTCCGAGCCCACGGTGGAGCATCACGGGCGTTACTTCAGTTTCGGCCCAATAAAAATGGAACCCAAGCCGGCGACTCCCGGCGGACCGCCGATCTGGATCGGGGGGCGTGCGGAGGCGGCGCTCAAGCGCGCGGCTCATCACGGCGACGGATGGATGCCGTACGTGCTGACGCCCAAGCGAATCGCAGATGGGCTCGAGTTCATCGCGCGCGAGGCCACCAAGGCGGGGCGCAAAATCGAGAGCTTTGGAACCTCGTTCCACGCGTTCGTCACGCTCGGCAAATCCTACGAGACGGCCCTCGAGGTTGCCGGGGAACAGTTAAGCAAACGCTACGCGATGGATTTTCGCGAACCCGCCAGACGGTACAGCGTGCTCGGTACTCCGGCGGACGCGGCCGAAAAGATCGCAGAATTGATCGGGGCGGGCGTCCGTGACATCGGCGTTGATGCGATCTGTCATCCGCGCGATCGGGACGCGCAGCTCGAGCAATTCGCCAAGGAAGTGATCCCGCTGGTGCGGACGCAGGGGAGCTTCTAG
- a CDS encoding ATP-binding protein: MCDDELSVKESEPMRAEHDALKAELAQRVEQVESLSRELAETNSGVVALYAELDDKAQQLREASDLKSRFLSYMSHEFRTPLGSIRSLTRILLDRLDGPLTPEQEKQIGFIQSSAQELSEMVNDLLDLAKIEAGRISISPAWFELVDLFAALRGMFKPMLNNPQVGLVFEEPVGLPRAFSDDKKIGQILRNFISNALKFTRRGEVRVSAESHAPGWVKFAVADTGIGIAREHLGALFRDFVQVDSRIQRRVQGVGLGLALSKRLAELLGGSVGVESELGQGSIFYVTLPIQFTSGDSSQTVSETARGARVKDV; encoded by the coding sequence ATGTGTGACGACGAACTGAGCGTAAAAGAGAGCGAGCCCATGCGCGCCGAGCATGATGCGTTGAAAGCCGAGTTGGCCCAGCGAGTTGAGCAAGTCGAGTCCCTGAGCCGCGAACTCGCGGAGACCAACAGCGGGGTCGTCGCGCTCTATGCGGAACTAGACGATAAGGCGCAGCAGTTGCGGGAAGCCTCGGATTTAAAAAGCCGCTTCCTATCGTATATGAGCCACGAGTTTCGTACTCCGCTTGGCTCGATCCGCAGCTTGACCCGAATCCTCCTCGATCGGCTCGATGGACCGCTGACCCCCGAGCAGGAGAAACAGATCGGTTTCATCCAAAGTTCCGCCCAGGAACTGAGCGAGATGGTGAACGATTTGCTCGACCTAGCCAAGATCGAGGCAGGGCGGATTTCGATTTCGCCGGCATGGTTTGAGCTGGTCGACCTGTTCGCCGCGCTTCGCGGAATGTTCAAGCCGATGCTCAACAATCCTCAGGTCGGGCTGGTGTTCGAGGAGCCGGTTGGTCTCCCGCGAGCCTTCTCGGATGACAAAAAAATCGGGCAAATTCTGCGCAACTTCATTTCCAACGCGCTTAAGTTCACCCGCCGGGGTGAGGTGCGAGTATCAGCGGAGAGCCACGCTCCAGGCTGGGTGAAATTCGCGGTCGCGGATACCGGCATCGGCATTGCGCGAGAGCATCTGGGCGCATTGTTTCGCGATTTCGTACAGGTCGATTCCCGAATCCAGCGTCGCGTGCAGGGCGTAGGCCTCGGTTTGGCGCTCAGCAAACGGCTGGCGGAACTCCTCGGTGGGAGTGTAGGGGTCGAAAGCGAACTCGGCCAGGGGTCGATTTTTTACGTCACCCTTCCGATTCAATTTACTTCAGGCGATTCTTCGCAAACGGTAAGCGAAACTGCGAGGGGGGCGAGGGTCAAAGATGTCTGA
- a CDS encoding anti-sigma regulatory factor has translation MVPSKSEALPLVREQDVVLARQAIRSAARGLGFTIVDQTKLVTAASELARNALVHGGGGTMVWETVAENGRQGLRLTFNDSGPGIEDTKLAMKDGWTTGSGLGLGLPGAKRLVNEFELVSKPGVGTTVIITRWK, from the coding sequence ATGGTCCCGTCAAAAAGTGAAGCATTGCCGCTGGTCCGTGAGCAAGATGTCGTCCTCGCGCGGCAGGCGATCCGCTCCGCCGCTCGCGGACTAGGCTTCACCATCGTCGATCAGACCAAGCTGGTGACGGCGGCGAGCGAGTTGGCCCGCAATGCTCTCGTCCATGGCGGCGGAGGAACCATGGTGTGGGAAACGGTGGCCGAAAACGGACGTCAGGGCTTGCGGCTCACCTTTAACGACAGCGGTCCCGGAATCGAAGATACCAAGCTCGCCATGAAGGATGGTTGGACGACCGGCAGCGGACTGGGTTTGGGCTTGCCGGGCGCGAAACGACTGGTCAATGAATTCGAACTGGTCTCCAAACCGGGGGTTGGGACTACAGTGATTATAACCCGATGGAAATGA
- a CDS encoding STAS domain-containing protein, with amino-acid sequence MERIPIIRMGPFLLVTIQVEMDDRVAIQLQEDLTGMIEKTHAHGVLIDISALEIVDSFIGRTISNISAMSRILDAGTVVVGMQPAVAITLVELGLTLQGVMTALDVERGMAMLNASQDSRNGPVKK; translated from the coding sequence ATGGAAAGAATTCCAATTATTCGTATGGGTCCGTTTCTGCTGGTTACCATTCAGGTGGAGATGGACGATCGAGTCGCGATTCAGCTTCAGGAAGACCTGACCGGGATGATCGAGAAAACCCACGCGCACGGTGTGCTGATCGATATATCAGCGCTCGAGATCGTGGACTCTTTCATAGGCAGGACGATCAGCAATATCTCCGCAATGTCACGGATTCTCGACGCCGGTACCGTGGTGGTCGGAATGCAACCCGCGGTCGCGATAACTCTGGTCGAGCTGGGACTCACGCTCCAGGGTGTGATGACCGCGCTCGACGTGGAGCGCGGAATGGCGATGCTAAACGCGTCACAGGATTCCAGAAATGGTCCCGTCAAAAAGTGA
- a CDS encoding YkgJ family cysteine cluster protein — MNRQSPFSYLCNACGQCCRDKVITLSPYDLFMIARAAGVPGAEAVRRFTIRRGSILRFNADGACAALHGTRCGVHLGRPLACRLYPLGIERDSVGRVERLVQLDPAPQSAGVYGVRGKVADFLESQGVPEYLAINDSYRPLITMFRDRVNELVDFEKIEPREFWRRATREALAESGYDPNPIIDALFDPGDSVTRHIESLTKLAQETHAAESLAEAAVFLAASLGYSPSITSQQPE; from the coding sequence ATGAATCGGCAAAGCCCATTCTCATATCTGTGCAACGCGTGCGGACAATGCTGCCGCGACAAGGTGATTACGCTTTCGCCATACGACCTGTTTATGATCGCGCGGGCGGCGGGAGTCCCCGGCGCCGAGGCGGTGCGGCGCTTCACGATCCGGCGCGGGTCGATCCTTCGCTTCAATGCAGACGGCGCTTGCGCTGCGTTGCACGGCACCAGATGCGGTGTTCATCTAGGACGCCCGCTTGCCTGCCGGCTCTATCCGCTCGGCATCGAGCGCGACTCTGTGGGTAGGGTGGAACGACTGGTACAACTCGATCCGGCACCCCAGTCGGCCGGGGTTTACGGGGTTCGGGGGAAGGTGGCGGACTTCTTAGAAAGCCAGGGCGTCCCCGAGTATTTGGCGATTAATGATAGCTATCGGCCTCTGATCACGATGTTCCGCGATCGCGTGAACGAATTGGTCGATTTCGAGAAAATCGAGCCGCGCGAATTCTGGCGCCGCGCGACCCGCGAAGCGCTCGCCGAGTCAGGTTACGACCCCAACCCGATCATCGACGCGCTGTTCGACCCGGGCGACAGCGTTACCAGGCATATCGAGTCGCTCACGAAATTGGCGCAGGAAACCCATGCTGCCGAATCTCTGGCGGAGGCCGCGGTCTTTCTTGCCGCGAGCCTGGGCTACTCGCCGTCGATCACATCGCAGCAGCCGGAATAG
- a CDS encoding response regulator produces the protein MSDPTPRVAVVDDNHATLYSTSRVLRAAGFDVAEGTSGEEAFDLALEDIDLMLLDVNLPDLHGFEVCRRLRQDPRSARIPIIHVSATFVTDLDKAHGLDSGADGYLTHPIEPSVLIATIKAFLRARRAEEEMHKSEAKFRTVFENAFIGIVLLDERLNYLEVNPAMCGVLGRKREEIIGFPLLSFIPPGGPSDSHEIQRSLEETGTWRGTFAMAGPDGQLIHLEWHISAHSLRGVRLAVITDISDRMRFESERNDLLASERSARAEAERANYLKDEFLSTLSHELRTPLNSILLWTQRLQHDTDDRVQIERGLSAIERNTKVQAQLISDLLDVSAIVSGKLRLEIRPVDLAAMMKGALEGLSPAIDAKQLKLQSWFDVNAGLISGDAGRLQQVVWNLVNNAIKFTPSGGNIDLRLERVESHVEINVADNGQGIRPELLPYLFDRFRQGDTKSNHGHGGLGLGLAIVKHLVEMHGGTVSASSAGIGQGAKFTVTLPVAATFRDPLNAESPRAPEFARLEGVRVLVVDDDTDTCAVLSRILEETGAIVKTAFNVKSALAQFERSTPQVLVSDIGMPELDGYALIREVRARGYSYQALPAIALTALARPEDRRRALLAGYQMHMAKPIDASELTTAIAALLGRTEQRG, from the coding sequence ATGTCTGATCCAACCCCACGCGTGGCGGTGGTGGACGACAACCACGCCACCCTTTATTCGACTTCGCGGGTGCTGCGTGCGGCGGGGTTTGACGTCGCTGAAGGAACCAGCGGCGAGGAAGCGTTCGACCTGGCGCTTGAAGATATCGACTTAATGCTGCTCGATGTGAACCTGCCCGACCTCCATGGGTTTGAAGTCTGCCGCCGCCTGCGGCAGGATCCGCGGTCGGCGCGAATACCGATCATCCACGTCTCGGCCACCTTCGTAACCGATTTGGACAAAGCGCACGGACTGGACTCCGGCGCTGATGGTTACCTCACGCATCCAATCGAGCCCTCGGTGTTGATCGCGACGATCAAGGCATTTCTCCGCGCGCGTCGCGCGGAGGAGGAGATGCACAAGAGCGAAGCGAAATTCAGGACCGTTTTCGAGAATGCCTTCATCGGGATCGTGTTGCTCGATGAGCGCCTGAACTACCTGGAGGTGAACCCTGCAATGTGCGGGGTGTTAGGCCGTAAGCGCGAGGAGATCATCGGCTTTCCCTTGCTCTCGTTCATTCCGCCGGGAGGGCCCTCCGATTCGCACGAAATCCAACGCTCGCTGGAAGAGACCGGAACCTGGCGCGGAACCTTTGCGATGGCAGGGCCCGACGGCCAGCTGATCCATCTGGAATGGCACATTTCGGCGCATTCGTTGCGCGGGGTCAGGCTGGCCGTCATTACCGACATCTCCGACCGCATGCGGTTTGAAAGCGAACGCAATGACCTGCTTGCCAGCGAGCGCAGCGCCCGCGCCGAAGCCGAGCGCGCCAACTACCTCAAGGATGAATTCCTGAGCACCCTGTCCCACGAATTGCGCACCCCGCTGAACTCGATCCTGCTTTGGACCCAACGGCTGCAGCACGACACTGATGACCGGGTGCAGATCGAGCGCGGCTTGTCCGCAATCGAACGCAATACCAAAGTCCAGGCGCAGCTAATTTCGGATTTGCTCGATGTATCTGCCATCGTCTCCGGTAAACTGCGGCTCGAGATCAGACCGGTCGACCTAGCCGCCATGATGAAGGGCGCCCTGGAGGGACTGTCACCCGCCATCGATGCGAAACAACTCAAGCTGCAGAGCTGGTTCGACGTCAATGCCGGCCTGATCTCCGGCGATGCGGGACGGCTCCAGCAAGTGGTCTGGAACCTGGTGAACAACGCGATCAAGTTCACGCCTAGCGGGGGAAATATCGACCTCAGACTCGAACGCGTGGAATCTCACGTCGAGATCAACGTCGCCGACAATGGTCAGGGAATCAGGCCCGAGTTGCTCCCATACCTGTTCGATCGCTTCCGTCAAGGTGACACCAAGAGCAACCACGGTCACGGCGGGCTGGGACTCGGACTTGCCATCGTCAAACACCTGGTGGAGATGCACGGCGGAACCGTGAGTGCGTCGAGCGCGGGCATAGGGCAGGGCGCGAAATTCACTGTGACACTACCGGTAGCCGCAACCTTTCGCGATCCTCTCAACGCGGAGTCGCCAAGGGCGCCCGAGTTTGCACGTCTGGAAGGGGTTCGCGTCCTGGTCGTTGACGATGACACTGACACTTGCGCTGTGCTGTCGCGCATCCTGGAGGAAACCGGTGCGATAGTGAAGACCGCCTTCAATGTCAAATCGGCGCTGGCGCAGTTCGAACGGAGTACCCCGCAGGTGCTGGTCAGTGATATCGGAATGCCAGAGCTGGACGGCTACGCGTTGATTCGTGAAGTGCGCGCGCGCGGCTACAGCTACCAAGCGTTGCCCGCGATCGCACTAACTGCTCTGGCCCGTCCCGAAGATCGCCGCCGCGCGCTACTGGCGGGGTACCAGATGCATATGGCGAAGCCGATCGATGCGAGCGAGTTGACCACCGCCATCGCAGCTTTGTTGGGTCGGACCGAACAACGCGGTTGA
- a CDS encoding peroxiredoxin gives MKMIVATMVVIALALVFVALRPRMARAELLKEGQVAPPFSTQMVQGDQVTPISLTDLHGRTVILYFYPKDDTPGCTKEACSFRDGFARFQAAGLVVLGCSIDSSQSHKAFIKKYNIPFPLLLDPEKTIATEYGAANGIPILGLDRRITYVINQDGIIEKVYPKVDPSVHSTEILADLKIPQNPAPAPAAAAPAEEPSSDQN, from the coding sequence ATGAAGATGATCGTCGCAACCATGGTCGTCATCGCGCTGGCTCTGGTTTTCGTAGCGCTGCGTCCGCGCATGGCGCGAGCCGAGCTGCTGAAAGAGGGACAGGTCGCGCCGCCCTTTTCGACTCAGATGGTGCAGGGCGACCAGGTAACTCCAATTTCCCTGACCGACCTGCACGGGCGCACGGTCATTCTTTACTTCTATCCGAAGGACGATACGCCGGGGTGCACCAAGGAGGCGTGCTCGTTTCGCGACGGGTTTGCGCGCTTTCAAGCCGCGGGCCTGGTGGTGCTGGGCTGCAGCATCGACTCCAGCCAATCCCACAAGGCATTTATCAAGAAGTACAACATCCCTTTCCCGCTCCTGCTCGATCCCGAAAAAACCATCGCGACTGAATATGGAGCCGCAAACGGAATTCCGATTCTTGGACTCGACCGGCGCATCACGTACGTGATCAATCAGGACGGGATTATCGAGAAGGTCTACCCGAAGGTCGATCCCTCGGTGCACTCGACAGAAATCCTGGCCGACCTGAAGATACCGCAGAATCCGGCTCCGGCACCGGCCGCCGCCGCTCCAGCCGAGGAGCCATCAAGCGATCAGAACTAG
- a CDS encoding STAS domain-containing protein, with product MAIAKSKAPAIIKKYTVDLQAEWMKDLTKRLNGDLRISESELSTQTREFLGLLQAASADGIESIESKAWVPILEFLKDVSRSRAMQGFTSDQTATFIFSLKKPLFERLRKELGKDAQLLADEVWSTTELIDKLGMHTVKTFQKAREEVIGRQQQEMLELSTPVVKLWEGILALPIIGTLDSARTQVVMETLLQRIVETGSGTAIIDITGVPTVDTQTAQHLLKTVTAIRMMGADCIISGIRPQIAQTIVHLGIDLQGVTTKATLADALGLALKLSGLSIVNTQH from the coding sequence ATGGCAATCGCAAAATCTAAAGCGCCGGCAATTATCAAGAAATACACCGTAGACCTTCAGGCTGAGTGGATGAAGGATTTGACAAAGAGGCTCAACGGCGACCTCCGAATCAGCGAGTCGGAGTTGTCAACCCAGACGCGTGAGTTTCTTGGCCTCCTGCAGGCGGCTTCGGCCGACGGCATTGAGAGCATTGAAAGCAAGGCTTGGGTGCCAATCCTGGAATTTTTGAAGGATGTCTCTCGCTCGCGAGCAATGCAGGGATTTACGTCGGACCAGACGGCCACCTTTATCTTTTCTTTAAAGAAACCACTCTTCGAGCGCCTGCGCAAAGAACTCGGCAAAGACGCGCAGCTGCTGGCCGACGAAGTGTGGAGCACGACCGAGCTGATCGACAAGCTCGGAATGCACACGGTCAAGACCTTCCAGAAAGCGCGCGAAGAGGTTATTGGGCGCCAACAGCAGGAAATGCTTGAACTGTCGACGCCGGTGGTCAAGTTGTGGGAAGGAATTCTCGCGCTCCCCATCATCGGCACGCTGGACAGCGCGCGCACGCAGGTAGTCATGGAAACGCTGCTCCAGCGAATCGTCGAGACCGGTTCGGGCACCGCGATCATCGACATCACCGGAGTGCCCACGGTAGATACCCAGACTGCCCAACATCTGCTCAAGACCGTAACCGCCATTCGGATGATGGGTGCGGATTGCATCATCAGCGGAATTCGACCGCAAATTGCGCAGACCATCGTTCATCTAGGCATCGACCTGCAGGGAGTGACTACCAAGGCGACGCTGGCAGATGCGCTCGGGCTCGCCCTCAAACTATCCGGACTGTCGATCGTTAACACCCAGCATTGA